One stretch of uncultured Fibrobacter sp. DNA includes these proteins:
- a CDS encoding NAD(P)-dependent oxidoreductase, with product MRVFVTGGTGFIGHYVVKALLEKGHDVVVATRHPNKVPTLKALSNVTFVECALTDFDVMAEGLQGCDACIHVALGWGDTPSAMLANDTRATVMLLENAAKAGCKKFIYTSSTAAMGRMRPSMREVTSNLPMDLYGATKAAGEAFVLGFTHGYGSQFPEVSMTRNIIRPGYTFGNPAWTDGCSQPDRRFFSMAQAVKENRDINIIKNDGTQFIHASQQAKLYMSVLESDKNEEIFLGLGEVWMSWKEIAEMMISMKPGCKSKIVETDLGWGDEPMLFDVSKIQEQFGLAFDAHEFMLDHVKWTYSQV from the coding sequence ATGCGTGTGTTTGTTACCGGCGGTACAGGGTTCATTGGCCACTATGTGGTCAAGGCTCTTCTGGAAAAAGGTCACGATGTGGTTGTTGCGACCAGACACCCCAACAAGGTTCCGACGCTCAAGGCTTTGTCCAATGTCACCTTCGTGGAATGTGCCCTGACAGATTTTGACGTTATGGCCGAAGGGCTGCAGGGTTGCGACGCCTGCATTCATGTTGCTCTTGGTTGGGGCGATACCCCGAGTGCAATGCTTGCGAACGACACTCGCGCAACGGTAATGCTGCTCGAAAATGCGGCAAAAGCCGGCTGCAAGAAATTTATTTACACCAGTAGTACCGCAGCAATGGGGCGTATGCGTCCGTCGATGCGCGAAGTCACCAGCAATTTGCCGATGGACCTCTACGGAGCGACCAAGGCTGCAGGCGAGGCTTTCGTACTCGGCTTTACTCATGGCTACGGATCGCAGTTCCCCGAAGTCTCCATGACCCGTAACATTATTCGTCCGGGGTATACTTTTGGAAATCCCGCCTGGACCGATGGCTGCTCTCAGCCGGACCGTCGCTTTTTCTCGATGGCTCAGGCTGTCAAGGAAAATCGCGACATCAACATCATCAAGAATGACGGTACGCAGTTTATTCACGCAAGCCAGCAGGCCAAGCTTTACATGAGCGTTCTCGAATCTGACAAGAACGAAGAAATTTTCCTTGGCCTAGGCGAAGTCTGGATGAGCTGGAAAGAAATCGCCGAAATGATGATTTCGATGAAGCCTGGTTGTAAATCCAAAATCGTAGAAACCGACCTTGGCTGGGGGGATGAACCCATGCTGTTTGACGTGAGCAAGATTCAGGAGCAGTTCGGACTTGCGTTCGATGCCCATGAATTCATGCTGGATCACGTCAAGTGGACCTACAGCCAAGTGTAG